In Nematostella vectensis chromosome 2, jaNemVect1.1, whole genome shotgun sequence, one genomic interval encodes:
- the LOC116607899 gene encoding uncharacterized protein LOC116607899, with protein sequence MANKGDVSIEYIIKNCKAFKSGGCPYNDPRLKGLAAKCPAFKASKGNLACPFKARADNTYELRALMSEMKEKCTGKEEYTKFFKLLETINKETAAKLGHCPYHQHGCRVNNIPIFADSITK encoded by the exons ATGGCTAACAAG GGTGACGTTTCAATCGAGTACATCATCAAGAACTGCAAAGCCTTCAAGTCAGGAGGATGCCCTTACAACGACCCAAGGCTCAAAGGCCTCGCTGCCAAGTGTCCCGCATTCAAAGCCTCCAAGGGTAACTTAGCCTGCCCCTTCAAGGCCCGAGCAGACAACACTTACGAGCTCCGGGCGCTCATGAGTGAGATGAAGGAGAAGTGCACAGGAAAAGAGGAGTACACCAAGTTCTTTAAG TTGCTGGAAACTATCAACAAGGAAACCGCCGCGAAGCTTGGTCACTGCCCATACCACCAACATGGCTGCCGCGTCAACAACATTCCTATCTTTGCTGACTCCATCACTAAATAA
- the LOC125559846 gene encoding uncharacterized protein LOC125559846: MRVPFVVYADFESFTENIDTCSPDGSKSFTKQYQKHKPSGFCYLIKCFDGDISPSELVRYTAESPDEDIPQLFVESLESDIKKIYDKFRFPKKVKMTPKDKIAYNDATHCHICEGELGEDKIVVDSFTNKKGNKIDVKRDIRFIDSFRFMSASLDSLVGNMSRECFKNLAEYYEGEELQLLLRKGVFPYDWFDGFSKLDATQLPQREAFHSKLNDTDISEEDHLHARRVWEVFGMGTMRDYHNLYLESDVLLLADVFENFRDVCLKNYGLDPAWYYTAPGLAWDAALKTTKVRLELLTDYDMLLMIEKGIRGGVSMISNRHGEANNPYMKEYDPNLPTKYITYLDANNLYGWAMSNPLPTHGFRWMGGQELSGWRDRPCILEVDLEYPHHLHDLHNDYPLAPESIGLGKVDKLVPNLNDKTKYVIHHETLRLYVSFGLKVTKIHRGVTFEESAWLEPYIDLNTDLRAKATNDFEKDFFKLMNNSVFGKTMENIGNRVDIRLVTDEKQAKKLISKPNYQHRTIFCENLVAIHMKKTKLTFNKPVYLGMSILDISKTLMYDFHYNFVKSKYGEAAKLLFTDTDSLMYEIETKDFYKDISGDVRSMFDTSNFPKGHPSGIEVGVNKKVIGMFKDEAGGQQITEFVGLRAKLYSYKMDEGKEEKKCKGVKRAVVKKSIGFDNYKDCLFDKKPQMRLMNVIRSHKHDVYTETVNKVALSHEDDKRIICDDGIHTFAHGHFKTAAGGSSVSSGTT, translated from the exons atgcgtGTCCCCTTTGTTGTCTATGCCGACTTTGAGAGCTTCACAGAGAATATAGACACATGCTCCCCAGATGGGAGTAAAAGCTTCACTAAGCAATACCAGAAGCACAAACCGTCTGGTTTCTGCTATCTCATCAAGTGTTTCGACGGAGATATATCCCCATCCGAGCTTGTACGATACACAGCCGAATCTCCAGACGAAGATATCCCACAGCTTTTCGTAGAGTCTTTGGAgtcagacattaagaaaatttacgaTAAGTTCAGGTTCCCTAAGAAGGTGAAAATGACTCCGAAGGATAAAATCGCCTATAACGACGCCACTCACTGCCACATCTGTGAGGGTGAATTAGGAGAAGACAAG ATTGTAGTCGACAGTTTCACGAACAAGAAGGGCAACAAGATCGATGTTAAACGTGATATCAGATTTATCGACAGTTTCAGGTTCATGTCGGCCAGTCTCGACAGTCTAGTAGGTAATATGTCAAGGGAGTGCTTCAAAAACCTGGCGGAGTActatgagggggaggagcTCCAACTGTTGTTGAGGAAGGGTGTTTTCCCTTACGACTGGTTCGACGGCTTTAGCAAGCTCGACGCAACACAGCTCCCACAGAGAGAGGCATTCCACTCCAAACTCAACGACACCGACATATCGGAGGAGGATCACCTGCACGCGCGGAGAGTGTGGGAGGTCTTTGGGATGGGGACCATGAGGGATTACCACAATCTGTATCTAGAGTCGGATGTGTTGCTTTTAGCTGACGTTTTCGAGAACTTTAGAGACGTTTGTCTCAAGAATTACGGTCTGGACCCCGCTTGGTACTACACAGCGCCAGGGCTGGCTTGGGATGCGGCgttgaagaccaccaaggtgaGGCTAGAGCTTCTAACGGACTATGACATGTTGCTCATGATTGAGAAGGGCATCCGTGGGGGTGTCTCCATGATAAGCAACAGACATGGGGAGGCAAATAACCCTTACATGAAGGAGTATGACCCTAACCTacccacaaaatatatcaccTACCTTGATGCTAACAATTTGTATGGCTGGGCGATGAGCAACCCTTTACCGACTCACGGTTTCAGGTGGATGGGTGGCCAAGAGCTGTCAGGTTGGAGAGACCGCCCATGCATTCTGGAGGTTGACTTGGAGTACCCTCACCACCTGCATGACTTACACAATGACTACCCACTAGCCCCGGAATCTATCGGGCTAGGCAAGGTGGACAAGTTGGTCCCCAACCTCAACGACAAGACAAAGTACGTTATCCACCATGAGACTCTGAgactttatgtgagttttgggcTAAAAGTCACCAAGATTCACAGGGGTGTCACTTTTGAGGAGTCTGCGTGGCTGGAGCCCTACATTGACTTGAACACCGATCTGAGAGCCAAGGCGACTAATGATTTTGAGAAGGACTTCTTCAAGCTGATGAACAACTCCGTCTTTGGTAAGACTATGGAGAACATTGGGAACAGGGTGGACATTCGGTTGGTGACGGACGAGAAGCAAGCCAAGAAGCTCATATCAAAGCCGAACTATCAACATCGCACCATCTTTTGCGAGAATCTAGTCGCCATTCacatgaagaagacaaagTTAACCTTCAACAAACCCGTTTACTTAGGCATGTCCATCCTGGATATAAGCAAGACGCTCATGTATGATTTCCACTACAACTTCGTCAAGTCCAAGTACGGTGAGGCGGCTAAGCTCTTATTTACCGATACGGACAGCTTGATGTATGAGATCGAGACGAAAGACTTTTACAAGGACATCAGCGGGGATGTGAGGTCCATGTTCGACACCAGCAACTTTCCGAAGGGTCACCCATCCGGtattgaggtgggtgtgaacaAGAAAGTCATCGGAATGTTTAAAGATGAGGCTGGGGGCCAGCAAATTACAGAATTTGTAGGACTGAGAGCCAAACTTTACTCATACAAGATGGATGAAGGTAAAGAAGAGAAGAAATGCAAGGGCGTCAAGAGAGCAGTCGTCAAGAAGAGCATCGGTTTCGATAACTACAAGGATTGCCTATTTGATAAGAAACCTCAGATGAGACTTATGAATGTCATCAGAAGTCATAAGCATGATGTTTACACTGAAACGGTGAACAAGGTCGCTCTGTCGCATGAGGATGACAAGCGAATCATCTGTGACGATGGCATCCACACCTTCGCTCACGGTCATTTCAAAACTGCGGCTGGTGGTAGCTCAGTATCTTCAGGAACGACTTGA